Proteins co-encoded in one Gossypium arboreum isolate Shixiya-1 chromosome 11, ASM2569848v2, whole genome shotgun sequence genomic window:
- the LOC108472685 gene encoding uncharacterized protein LOC108472685, translating to MKAEMDDLKKCYDPKELEKYSNDNKKLARMFFVDGCAILQAVYMRYRGNDDDDDDDGKLFIKNDMLTFVYSDLFLLENQLPFRVLELLTSSGDGKKFMKAIQRFIDDTLINPGEDRFWRGEWLWK from the coding sequence ATGAAGGCAGAGATGGATGACTTGAAGAAATGCTATGATCCAAAGGAACTAGAGAAGTATAGCAATGATAACAAGAAACTGGCTCGGATGTTCTTCGTTGACGGCTGCGCAATTTTACAAGCAGTTTACATGCGTTACCGcggtaatgatgatgatgatgatgatgatggtaaATTGTTTATTAAAAACGATATGCTGACATTTGTGTACTCGGATCTGTTCTTGTTGGAAAACCAATTACCTTTTCGTGTTCTTGAATTGCTTACAAGCTCGGGGGATGGCAAAAAGTTCATGAAAGCAATCCAAAGGTTCATCGACGATACTCTTATAAACCCAGGAGAGGACAG
- the LOC128284073 gene encoding uncharacterized protein LOC128284073 isoform X1: MNAIQRFIDDTVINPGEDSGWWWKQQKGGERIHLLHLLREILVFRKGKPSWWALGFLIEHRFSKEARTKRHSFRNIKELTKAWIWLKASETSCLTDISFKHIFFVGKLRLPPISVDDSTMKLIAYEICPDFGNDFTVTSYMCFLDSLIDGAEDVKELSDAGILYNGLGSDKVVAKLFNKMNTDLIPNPMIYSAVKHQIDNHCKNMWINHAAQAYNTYFSIRWTFLAFVGAIASLFLSALQTYYTIHQRK, from the exons ATGAATGCAATCCAAAGGTTCATCGACGATACTGTTATCAACCCAGGCGAGGACAG TGGATGGTGGTGGAAGCAGCAAAAAGGAGGAGAGCGAATTCACTTATTGCATTTACTACGAGAAATACTCGTTTTCAGAAAAGGAAAACCATCGTGGTGGGCTTTGGGGTTTTTAATTGAACACAGATTTAGCAAAGAAGCAAGAACAAAACGGCACAGCTTTCGTAACATAAAAGAGCTTACAAAGGCCTGGATATGGTTAAAAGCAAGCGAAACAAGTTGTTTAACCGACATCAGTTTCAAACATATCTTCTTCGTCGGGAAATTACGGTTACCGCCGATCTCCGTCGATGATTCAACCATGAAATTAATAGCTTACGAAATATGTCCGGATTTCGGCAACGATTTCACCGTCACTTCATATATGTGTTTCCTTGATTCACTGATCGATGGAGCCGAAGATGTTAAAGAACTGAGCGATGCCGGCATACTATACAATGGATTGGGGAGTGATAAAGTGGTGGCTAAGCTTTTCAATAAGATGAACACTGATTTGATTCCTAATCCGATGATTTACAGTGCGGTTAAACATCAAATAGATAATCATTGTAAGAATATGTGGATTAATCATGCAGCTCAAGCATATAATACTTATTTTAGTATTCGTTGGACGTTTTTGGCATTTGTGGGTGCCATTGCTTCACTTTTTCTTAGTGCTTTGCAGACTTATTATACCATACATCAAAGAAAGTAA
- the LOC128284073 gene encoding UPF0481 protein At3g47200-like isoform X2 has protein sequence MSSTEEGGGAVGAVSTDQTIIDNNDSTSIDMDDPLSDGEVAHLRSLDKPFYGGQPNFTAKPLIRKVPSTLRRNEDFRKYFTPKVISIGPLHHDYLTLPESKELKLKLAEHFVKKNGVDKESLYRNIKKEMDGLKECYDPQELENYSDDNKELAWMFFVDGCAIIQAVYMRYGNDDDDDGKLFIKNDLLTFVYSDLFLLEN, from the coding sequence ATGTCGTCCACGGAGGAAGGAGGCGGCGCCGTCGGAGCAGTTTCCACTGATCAAACAATCATCGACAACAACGATTCCACGAGCATTGATATGGACGACCCTCTCAGCGATGGCGAAGTAGCGCATCTCCGGTCATTAGACAAACCTTTCTACGGCGGCCAACCCAACTTCACTGCCAAACCATTGATACGAAAAGTCCCATCAACCCTTCGCCGCAACGAAGATTTCAGGAAGTATTTCACGCCGAAAGTGATCTCAATCGGCCCACTCCACCACGATTATCTCACCCTCCCTGAATCCAAGGAGCTCAAGCTCAAATTAGCAGAACATTTCGTCAAAAAAAATGGCGTCGATAAGGAATCCTTGTACAGAAACATTAAGAAAGAGATGGATGGCTTGAAGGAATGCTATGATCCACAGGAATTAGAGAATTATAGCGACGACAACAAGGAACTGGCTTGGATGTTCTTCGTTGACGGTTGCGCAATTATACAAGCAGTTTACATGCGTTAcggtaatgatgatgatgatgatggtaaATTGTTTATTAAAAACGATTTGCTGACATTTGTGTACTCGGATCTGTTCTTGTTGGAAAACTAA